From a single Budorcas taxicolor isolate Tak-1 chromosome X, Takin1.1, whole genome shotgun sequence genomic region:
- the LDOC1 gene encoding protein LDOC1: protein MVDELVLLLHALLMRHRALSIENSQLMEQLRLLVCERATLLRQVRPPSCPVPFPETFDGESSRLPEFIVQTASYMLVNENRFCNDAMKVAFLISLLTGEAEEWVVPYIEMDSPILGDYRAFLDEMKQCFGWDDDEDEDEDEEDDY, encoded by the coding sequence ATGGTGGATGAGCTGGTCCTGCTGCTGCACGCACTTCTGATGCGGCACCGCGCCCTTAGCATCGAGAACAGCCAGCTCATGGAACAGCTTCGGCTGCTGGTGTGCGAGAGGGCCACCCTGCTGCGCCAGGTACGTCCGCCGAGCTGCCCTGTGCCCTTCCCCGAAACGTTTGACGGCGAGAGCTCCCGGCTCCCCGAGTTTATCGTGCAGACGGCGTCTTACATGCTCGTCAACGAGAACCGATTCTGCAACGACGCCATGAAGGTGGCATTCCTGATCAGCCTGCTCACCGGGGAAGCCGAGGAGTGGGTGGTGCCCTACATTGAGATGGATAGCCCCATCCTGGGCGATTACCGGGCCTTCCTCGATGAGATGAAACAGTGTTTTGGCTGGGATGACGACGAAGACGAAGACGAAGATGAAGAAGATGATTATTAG